DNA from Streptomyces luteogriseus:
TCGTCGGCGGAAGCGCCCTTCAGCGCGACATCGACGGTGTGGGTCAGGACGTCGACCTGGACCTCGATGTCGGTCCCGGGCCTTTCGATCAGCCCGTCGGTGTAGAGCACCAGAGCGCTGCCCGGCGGCAGCGGCCTGGTCACCTCCTCGAACGGCACCCCGCCTCCCAAATCGTTGACGCCCAGCGGCACCCCGACCGGTGCTCCCAGCCGGCAGGCGGGCCCGTCGGGCGGCAGGGCGATGACGGGCAGGTGCCCCGCCGAGCACAGGGTGACCTCGTGCCTGCCCTGGTCCAGGACCAGGTAGACGCAGGTGACCAGCTGGTCGGGCAGGTCGCTGACGAACGTGTCGAGAGAGTTCATCAGCCCGCTCGGCGGGGCACCCGCGCGGGCCAGGGCGTGGGAGGCGGCGCGCAGCTGCCCCATGACGGCTGCGGCCTCCAGACCCCGGCCCATCACGTCGCCGATGAGGACGCCCGTGCGGCGCTCGTCGAGCGGAATGACGTCGAACCAGTCACCGCCTACGCCGGGGTCCTGGACGGACGCCAGGTACCGGTAGGCGCAGGGCAGGTACGCAAGGCGAGGCGGCTCCCCCATGAGGCTGTGCTGCAGGGTGTACGCGATCCGCCGCTGCTGCTCGTACCGCTGGGCGCGTTCGGCCTCCAGCCGTCTGCGTTCGGTGATGTCCCGGACGGTCAGCACCACGAGCGTCTCCTGCTCGGACTGCAGGCTGCTGACGCTCACCTCCACGGGAAACTCGGAGCCGTCACCGCGCAGCCCGTACAGCTCCCTGTCCAGCACCGTGGGCTTCGGATCACGCAGGCGGAGGTAGGCACCGAGGAGTGCGCGGTGGCGCCGGCGCCGAGAGACGGGCACCAGGCCGACCACCTCGGTTCCGACGAGCTCCCCCGGCGTACGGCCGAAGAGGCGTCTCACCTGGGGGTTGGCCAGGACGACGGTGCCGCTGCCGTCCGTGATCAGGGTGGCGTCGGGAGCGGACTCCAGCAGCGCGAGGAAGCGCCGGTGGGACCGCTGGACCTCGCGCTCGGCCGCGACGCGTTCGGTGATGTCGGTGTACACGCCGCACACGGCGTAGGGCTTGCCGGAGGCGTCGTTGAGCGGGAACCGAGTCGAGAGGAACTCCCGCGGGCCCCCCGGCAGGGCGAGTGTCTTCTGCCGCTGTATGGGCCGGCCCTCCGCGAGCACGGCGAGGTCGGAGGCCCGCGACTGACGGGCGAGCTCGGACGGCAGGACATCCTGGTCCCGGCGGCCCAGGGCCTGGCTGCGGGGCAGGCTGAAGGCCTGCTCGAACTTCGTGTTGACCTCCAGGAAGCGGCCCTCCAGGTCCTTGATGAACACCACCGAGGGCGTGTGCTCCAAGAAGGCCTGCAGCAGTTCGTTCTGGCGCACCTGCCACGCGAGACGGCCGTGCGCCACCTCGACCCGGCGGCCGACGGTCAGCGTCACGAAGATCACCGACGTGAACACGGCCACGTGCCCGAAGACGAGCAACGCGGTGCCCAGCCGCGGCCCGAACACTTCCGCGTCCTCACCCGCCAGGACGGCCCAGCCCAGCAGCGGCGGCACGATCAGGACGGTGACAAACAGCCATCGTCCCAGCGCGCCGGTTGTACCCACGTTCAGCAGCAGCCCTGCGAGCCCCTCGCGCGGACGGGCCAGGAAGAGGGCCGCGCCCAGCAGCACCAGGGCCACCGCGGTGGGCGGGGCGATGCCGATGTAGGCGCCGAACCGCTCCAGTTCGGGCACCCCGTAGGCAGCCCCGTACAGCCGCAGCACGCCGAGTGCTCCGACGGCCAAGCCCGGGATCTGACTCGCCCAGGCGGAGATCCGGGACGCACCGGCGCACACTGAGGCCGCCCCCGCGAGCACGAGCGCCACGGCCGTGTTCGGCGCCATCCGTCCCGGCGGCTGCCCTTTCGCCTCGGCGAGGCGGTCGCGGTCCTGGAAGAGCAGCTCGTCGATTCCCAGGTTTGCCCCGGTCACGTACTCCACCAAAGTGAGCGCGCCCAGCAGGGCGGCCAGGACCGCCGCCGCACGGGCCGCGGCGAGCATCCACGGGCGGGTCTGAGCGCGGGTGGTCACGAACATGGAGAAGCCGAGGGCGATGAGGCCCACGGCGGTGTTGGCCTTCATGCCCGCCAGGCCAACGGGCAGCACGCTCGTCGGCACGCCGGTGATCCACCGGATGAGGCCCACCAGGCCCACCAGACCTGCCGCCAGGGCCGCGGCCCTGGCCACCGCCCGCGCGGCACGGAGGACGGGCAGGCGGAACGGCAGACCGTCGACCTGCTCCGGGCGATGCGCGCCAGGCAGCCCCGGCGTCTGCTGCTCCCTCGTCACCGCATTCTCATCCCTGCCGGATTCCCCGCCGCACCAACCTGCATCAATCATCCTAAGTAGTAGGAAAGGGTATAGCTGTGGCGGGCAGCGGGCCCTGCGAGACGACGACGCCGCTGGACGGCAGGAGCCGGCGGCCCCCGCCGTGCGGGGGCGTCAGACCGCTACCCTGACCGCCGAGCCCGAGCGGCAGGCGCGCGCTGGACACGCCACTCACCGCGGTGCCCGCCCCCGCCCCCGCCCCCGCCACACCCGCCGAACGGCGGGCAGCTTCCGCCGCCCGGCGGCGTCCGCGGACGGGGTCCTGGGACCGACCATGACTGCACGAGCCGCCGCGACCTCGTGTGAGGAGACGTCCATGACGCATGTTCCGCCCCCGTTCGACCCCGAACTCGCCGCCGCCCTGGAGCTGATCAAGGACATGATCAGTCCGGGGCTCACGCTCGACGAGATCGCGGAGGTGCGCCAGGGCCCGGG
Protein-coding regions in this window:
- a CDS encoding SpoIIE family protein phosphatase, with the translated sequence MTREQQTPGLPGAHRPEQVDGLPFRLPVLRAARAVARAAALAAGLVGLVGLIRWITGVPTSVLPVGLAGMKANTAVGLIALGFSMFVTTRAQTRPWMLAAARAAAVLAALLGALTLVEYVTGANLGIDELLFQDRDRLAEAKGQPPGRMAPNTAVALVLAGAASVCAGASRISAWASQIPGLAVGALGVLRLYGAAYGVPELERFGAYIGIAPPTAVALVLLGAALFLARPREGLAGLLLNVGTTGALGRWLFVTVLIVPPLLGWAVLAGEDAEVFGPRLGTALLVFGHVAVFTSVIFVTLTVGRRVEVAHGRLAWQVRQNELLQAFLEHTPSVVFIKDLEGRFLEVNTKFEQAFSLPRSQALGRRDQDVLPSELARQSRASDLAVLAEGRPIQRQKTLALPGGPREFLSTRFPLNDASGKPYAVCGVYTDITERVAAEREVQRSHRRFLALLESAPDATLITDGSGTVVLANPQVRRLFGRTPGELVGTEVVGLVPVSRRRRHRALLGAYLRLRDPKPTVLDRELYGLRGDGSEFPVEVSVSSLQSEQETLVVLTVRDITERRRLEAERAQRYEQQRRIAYTLQHSLMGEPPRLAYLPCAYRYLASVQDPGVGGDWFDVIPLDERRTGVLIGDVMGRGLEAAAVMGQLRAASHALARAGAPPSGLMNSLDTFVSDLPDQLVTCVYLVLDQGRHEVTLCSAGHLPVIALPPDGPACRLGAPVGVPLGVNDLGGGVPFEEVTRPLPPGSALVLYTDGLIERPGTDIEVQVDVLTHTVDVALKGASADDPGSLDRAADRLIRTLITDTAAYDDDVTLLLVGVPGQDAPDADG